A stretch of DNA from Acidimicrobiia bacterium:
GGGAGCGGGATACACGCCGACGGCGATGGCGCGCGCGGTCGCCCTCCTCGTCTCGGGCGCGGTCGACCGCGGGCCCCTGGTGGGGGAGACCGTCACCCTCGACGCCCTCGACGAGGGCGTCGCCCTGCTCGCCCGCGCCGCCGACCACGACGCGGTGCACGTCAGCCTCGTGCATCCCTGAGGGGTGGGGGTGGGCGCGCTCGACGGCCGGGTGGTGGTGGTCACGGGCGCGGGTCGCGGCATGGGGCGCGAGCACGCCCGGCTCCTCGCCGCCGAGGGAGCGGCGCTCGTCGTGAACGACACCGGCGCCGAGCGGGACGGCACCGGCGGCGACCCCGCCGTCGTCGAGGCGGTCGCGGCCGAGCTCGCGGCCCGGGGGGCGGCGGTGGTCGCCACCGCCGATGACGTCAGCACGATGGACGGCGCCGAGCGGACCGTCGCCGCCGCGGTCGACGGGTGGGGCCGGCTCGACGCGCTCGTCAACAATGCCGGGATCCTGCGGGACCGGATGTTCGTGAACATGACCGAGGACGACTGGGACGCGGTCGTGCGCGGCCATCTCCGCTCCACGTTCTGCACGACGCGGCGGGCGGCCGGGCACTGGCGCGACCGGTCGAAGGCCGGCGAGGAGGTCCGCGCCGCGGTCGTGAACGTCTCGTCGACCTCGGGGCTGCTCGGGTCGGTCGGCCAGACGAACTACGGAGCGGCCAAGGCCGGGGTCGCCGCCCTCACCGTCATCCTGGCGCAGGAGCTCGGCCGGTACGGGGTGCGGGTGAACGCCATCGTGCCGGTCGCCCGCACCCGCATGACCGAGGAGGTCGCGGGCATCGCCGACGTGGTCCGCGCCCCCGCCGACCCGGCCGCCTTCGACGTCTACGACCCCGCCAACGTGTCGCCGGTGGTCGCCTGGCTCGTCAGCGAGGCCTGCCCCGCGACCGGTCGGGTGCTGTACGTCCGGGGCGGGGAGGTCCGGGTGATGGACGGCTGGCACCACGGGCGGACGGTCGAGCGGGACGGCCGCTGGACCGTCCCCGCGCTCGGGGCGGCGCTCGGCGACCTGTGACCGGGGTGCCTTGCAACACGTTTCAGTTCCGACAAGACTGCGGCCCGTCTCGGCGCCGACAGCGCGAGCGGCCCGTGCGGGGCCCCGGGCACAGGGGGGATCAGCGTGAGACGTTTCCGGTGGACGGCCATCCTGACCGTCGTCGCGCTCGCCAGCGTCGGGAGCGCCACCGCCGCCGTGGCCGCCTCCAGCGGCGGCCGGGCCGCCGCCGGGCCGCCACCCACCGCCACCGAGGTCGGCGTCACCAGCAGCGAGATCCACATCGCCGTCGTCGCCGACGTCGACAACACCCTCCAGCCCGGGCTCTTCCGCGGCTCGGTCGCGGGGGTCCGGTCCTTCGCCAGCTACATCAACTCCCTCGGCGGGATCGGCGGGCGCAAGGTGGTGGTCGACTTCATCGACTCGCACCTCAGCAACAGCGAGGCCCGGAACGCCGTCATCCGGGCCTGCA
This window harbors:
- a CDS encoding SDR family oxidoreductase, encoding MGALDGRVVVVTGAGRGMGREHARLLAAEGAALVVNDTGAERDGTGGDPAVVEAVAAELAARGAAVVATADDVSTMDGAERTVAAAVDGWGRLDALVNNAGILRDRMFVNMTEDDWDAVVRGHLRSTFCTTRRAAGHWRDRSKAGEEVRAAVVNVSSTSGLLGSVGQTNYGAAKAGVAALTVILAQELGRYGVRVNAIVPVARTRMTEEVAGIADVVRAPADPAAFDVYDPANVSPVVAWLVSEACPATGRVLYVRGGEVRVMDGWHHGRTVERDGRWTVPALGAALGDL